The Rufibacter sp. DG15C region ATTTGGCACGCAAGGTGTCCCGGGCTTCGCTTAAATCAGCAATCTCTTTAGACAGCAGGTTCTCTTTCTCCTTGTCGTTTTCTCTTCTGATGGCTTCGCGCTCAATCTCCAACTGCATGATTTTGCGCTGTACCTCGTCCAGTTCTACGGGCAAGGAGTCCATCTCAATGCGCAACTTAGACGCCGCCTCATCAATCAAGTCAATGGCTTTGTCTGGCAGGAAACGGTCAGAGATGTATCGGCTGGACAATTCCACGGCAGAGATGATGGCATCGTCTTTAATGCGCACGCCGTGGTGCAGCTCATACTTGTCTTTGATACCTCGCAAGATGGAAATAGCGTCTGGAATGCTGGGCTCGTCCACGGTCACCGCCTGGAAGCGACGCTCCATGGCTTTGTCCTTCTCAAAGTACTTCTGGTATTCTTTGAGCGTGGTGGCCCCGATGGCATGCAGCTCCCCTCTCGCCAAGGCTGGCTTTAACAGGTTGGCGGCGTCCATGGCGCTTTCCCCCCCGGCCCCGGCGCCAATCAAGGTGTGGATTTCGTCTATGAACAGGACAATGTCCCCTTCTGAGTCCACCACTTCTTTGATGACCGCTTTCAGACGCTCCTCAAACTCGCCTTTGTACTTGGCACCGGCCACCAGCAGACCCATGTCCAGGCTCATGATGGTTTTGGATTTGAGGTTCTCAGGCACGTCACCAGACACAATGCGCTGGGCCAGACCTTCTACGATGGCGGTTTTACCCACACCCGGCTCACCTAAAAGAATCGGGTTGTTCTTGGTACGACGGCTGAGGATTTGCAAGACGCGACGTATTTCCTCGTCACGGCCAATCACCGGGTCAATCTTGCCCAAACGCGCCTGCTCATTGAGGTCAATGGCGTATTTCTTGAGGGAGTTGTACTTGGCCTCGGCGTTTTGGTCCGTGACTTTAGAATCGCCGCGCAGTTCTTTGATGGCGGCTTTCAGGCCTTTCTCGGTGATGCCCGCGTCTTTCATGAGCGTGGCTACCTTGTCGCGGCCCGCCAGCAAGCCCAAAAGCAAGTGCTCAATGGCTACGTACTCGTCGTCAAACTCTTTTAGATAGGACGTCGCTTTTTGCAGGGCCGCCGCCGCGTCATTACTTAGGTAAGGGTTTCCGCCGGTTACCACCGGGTAAGCAGTCACTATCTCATTGAGTTTGGACTCGAATTGGTTGGTGTTCACGCCCAGCTTCTTGAGGTAGAAGTTGGGCACGTTTTCGTCGGTTTGCAGGATGCCCTTGAGCAGGTGGCCGGTTTCAATGGCCTGCTGCTGGTTGCCCCCCGCTATCTCAGTGGCCTTCTGCACGGCCTCCTGAGACTTGATGGTATAATTGTTAAAGTTCATAGCTTCTATATCGTGGTTAGAGTAGTTTCTTACTTTTCTACGAGGCTAGAAGCAAACAGGGTACCGAACCGATTTTAGCCTGTTTTCCGGAAATTATGACAGAAACAATTAGAAACTATTTAACATAATCAGACAAAATGACTCAACTAGAGTTTATCAAACTCTGTTGTAGTGGCAACCGGCGGATTCAACTTCTGCAACAGCTTTAAAATCATGCGATAGACTTCTTGCAGTTTGTCCATGTCCAGGATGGCGTCGTCCTTGGAGAAGGTAAGAAACGGCGTGGCATCTGGCTCATCATTGTCCACGCTCAGTTTTAACTCGCAGTTGGAATGCTCCAGCAGAGTCTGCCGCACTTTAGCATCTGATAACAGCGACGCCAAGGCCACGGGGTCGTTGGCTTTGATCACGAAGGCATCGTCCAGGTCAGGCAGGTTCAACTGCACATCCCCCATCCCGAAGAATTTACCAATCTCGCTCATCCAGTCCTGCTCATGCAAGGCAAACCGAAGCGGCACATTGGTGGGCACGGGCGCCATGAACGTGGTAGACGAAGAACCTCCTTCAAACCCTCCGCCCAGGTCAATGTCAATGTCCAGAAAGACCTCAGTGTCATTGAGCATCAATTGCGCCGAGTAGCTGGTGAGGTTTTTATCACGGGCAAGGTCAATGGTAAGCTGGCGCCAAAGTTCTTCTTCTGACGTACCGGAGAATCTGCGAAGTGTGTCCATAGCAATATTGAATTCTAACTTTTATTTATTAAACCCTCTGGGCTGTAAACGCCAGCGGCCTTACGCTAAAGACGTAAGGCCGCTGGTTTTGGTTAATCTAAAGTTTGTCTGCCCTATTGCACGTTCTTAAAGAAGACGGGCGAGTTGCCGTACAAAGGCGTGGACCCGTTCCATTTTTCTATGAACTGCTGCTGAATGAGCAAGGGCGTCAAGGTCTGCTGGCGCAGGCGGTTAGCCTCCGCCTCGGCCTGGGCTTCTACAATCTTTTTGCGGGCCTGGGCCTCGGCTACTTTCAATTCGTTCTCCACCTGCATGGCCTGTTGCACCGCGCGGTTCTTGAGGTTCACGGCACGCACAATCTCCTCGGGGTACGTGAGGCCGCTGGTCATCTGCTCCAGCTTGAACCCGTCCTGTTGCAGGGCTTGGTCCAGGGTGGTTTGCACTTCGGCTTCAAACTGCTGGCGCTTGGAGATGATCTCCTCGGTGCTGTATTGGTTCAACCGTATCCTGAACGCGTCTTTCACATAGTTAAGCAAGGTGGTCTTGGCAATCTCGCCTATGTCTTTGCGGTACTTCTTGAAAATCTGCGGGGAGGCACCCGCCTTCACATAAAAGGAGATGGTGGGGTCTACCGTGAACACAGAACCGTCCTTGGCATTGACCGTGAACGCGTCATAGTCCTGCGTCTGGATGTAAGTCGGAAACTCGTAGACTTCCTCTGTGAAGGGATTGTACCACACACGGCCCGTCACCAGAGACACGTCTTGCACGCCTTTCTCGGTGCCGTACATTTTTACCAGGATGCCCTCATGCCCGGCGTCTACGCGGGTACAGGATTGGGTAGCGGTGATGGAAAAAATCAAAATGGCTACCCCTGTTAGAATAGCAGTCAGTATGCGGCGGTTCATGAGCGGTTTATTTTAGAAAGTAAGTACCGGATGATGATGAAATTGCCTACCAGCAGCATGGCCAGGAAGAACACGCCAAATAGGACAGCCACGTCTGAGGGTTGCCGCAGCAGCTCGGTGATTTGGGTGTAAGACAGGAAATCTATGGGAATGAGCAGCAGTAGCAGCAGTAAATACTTGGGTTTCATGGGTTGGGAATGGCCTGCGGGTTGAAGAATCAATATTAAGGATTCTCACGGGATTTGCCGCTATTGCTTTTTTGGTTGGTGAGAGAAAACTTATTCTAGTTTATGGACTTTCTTGTGGGGTGCTTTTCTTAATGAATGCTGAAGGTTGTACTCTTCCACCGTTGTGGGTGTTCTCACTAATGACTATGACTGCTTTTCCAGCTACAATGACCCTTGCCAATACTTTTGTGCACGCATCTGGCTATTCCCTTGGCAAGATCGTCTTCTGCGGTGCGCATTTACAGTCTTGTTTCATAGTTTCCGGTAAGCGCTCACGGCCGCGAGGCCTCGTCCTGGCCCTTCGCACTGCTGTTGTACTCTGGGCCTGTGGGGCCCCGCCCTGCCGGGCGACGAAACAACAGAGGCGCTCAGGACCAGGACTGGTTTGGGTTCCAGTTCCGCTGGCGCTTATAAGTAACTACCCTGTCTGTAGGCGAAGGCCGTTCCTGTCGCTGCAGAGGCATACGTGCTACGCACGGTTTGCTTGATCAGCTTTCCCGTGGCCATGGTTCAAGTCTGCGACTTGGACCCATGTTGGAGGCAGTCTGCGACTGCCGTTGGCCTTTTGCCAATTGGTGCGCATTGCGTCCCCCTTTGAGGGGGTAGGGGGATGATAAGCTTATTGCAGTTTGAGTAGAACGCTCCTCCAAAGACCTTGTAACGTCTGGCAGGACCTGCGAGCGTCTGCTCCCTAACCAGACCCAAAGCAGGCTAACAATAAAGGATTTAGGGGTATTCAAACCGCTTTTGGCCTCTTTTCCAGAAAACAGGTCCAAAATGAGAACCTGCCGCCTAAGCACCCACTAATTATCGGACTTCGGCTTTAAAGACTTCGGCGTAGTAGTCTGCCAGGCGGGTGGGTTCTGGGAGTTTGTGTTTGATGGCGGTTTCTAAGGTGAGGGCGGTAGCGGTCTCCAAATCCATCAAATGACCCGGAGAGACGAACACGGGTTTCACTTTGTCTTTGGTCACAATGACGGTTCCTATCTGCTCCTGTTTGCTCATGAGCGGAAATGAGCTGCCTTTGACGGGGGTGGGTTCGTCATATTTGCCGGTGAGCACTTTCTTGGCCACACCCATGGTGGGTTTGTTGAGCAAGACGCCCAGCTGGCTGGCAATGCCCAGGCGCCGCGGGTGCGCAATGCCGTGACCGTCTACCATGATCAGGTCGGGTTTCTGTACTAGTTTCTCGTAGGCTTTGAGCAGATTGGGCGTTTCCCTAAAGGCCAGAAACCCCGGAATGTAGGGCAGTTCCACCGGGCCGTAATGGTACACCTTCTCCACCAACTCCAAACTGGGATACTTCAGCAACACAAACACCGACAAGATATTCTCGCCAATGAACGACGAGTCACAGCCGGCCAGCCACTTCAGTTCAAAGTCTGGTTTTTGAAGAATCACCTGTTGCCGCAGCTCTTCCTGCTTGGCCGTGAGTTCTTTGACGATGATTGGATCTGGTGTGGGATATTGTGCGTACCAAGCCATGTTGTATAGTCCTGAGTCTAAAGTTGGGCATCATGAGTCGTGCCGCTTTTGGCTTGTTTTCCGGAAATCAGGCTGAAAACGACATTCCCTATGACTGTACGGCAACTCCAGTAGCAAGATATCTTGGCCTCTAGAAAAGGGAGTAATGACTTGCCCAACTTGAAAGTAGACTGAAGATTTGTTGACAATAGATGATTAAGAACAACCCTGCTTAGAGCAAGCGCTTTTCTAACTACCCCACAAGGTCCTTTCAGGATGATAAAATAAGGAAGAGATCCTTACAGCTTGCATATTAAGTCTAGCATCTTGCGTCTTATGTCTTGTGTCTATCCCCTTAAGCGCTGCACGGGATCATCAGGTCAATGAACAGGATCCGCCACTGGCCGTTGAGTTGCGCGAAGTGGAACTTGAAGCCCGAAGCGGTGTGCAGCACGGTTTTGTTCACTAGCAATTGAGTCTGGGCGATGGTCTTTTTTTGGGGCGCGGGAAGCTCTGTGTATTGCACGGCCGTGTTCTTTCTAAAGGCGGCGGCATCTGCCACAAAACAGCCTTTTTGGGCGTAGGCGTCCTCCCCTTCGCAGGTGACTTTGGGCAGGGTGGCTATGGCTTGCAGGTCACAACTCTTGAAGTATTCTTTGATGGTGAAGAACGGCAAGTCCTGGTAGAATCGCTTGTACTGGCGTATGTCTGTGACTTTGGTAAACTGGGGCATGGCGCCGGGCGTGTCTATGATGTAGAGGCCATGCGTGGGGTCAATGTACTGGTTAAAGGCCTGTGCGTCTCCCTGCTGAATGCTTTGGTTAAATTGATTGAACATCTTCTCAAAGCCCGAAAGGTCTTCTTCTGGTGACGGCTTCTTGACTACCTCATCCTGTACGGCGTTGAGGGCGTCTTTTTCCAGCACACGGCCTTCGGGTCCGGCAGAAACGGCGGGAGCGGTGGCGGTGTCCAGAGTAGTAGCGGCGTCTGACGTGACGGTTTCTGTGGACGTTTTGCTTTGGCAGCTAGCCAGGCCCAGGCTCAACACCAAGGCGTAATGCATCAAGGTCTTCATGTATTTGTATACGGGTCTGTGTAAAAGAATTTGCCTTTTCATTTACTCGGCTCTCTTGAGGTACACTTTAATGGTTGTACCTTCCCCCACGGTGCTCTCCACTTCAATCTTTCCCTGGGCATTGTCTAAGATTCTTTTCACCATGTAGAGGCCAATTCCAGAACCTTCTACGTGGTCATGGAACCGACTGAACATGGTAAACAGCTTAGTTTTCTGTTTAGGGTTGATGCCTAGGCCATTGTCTTGTATGACCAGCACCACATAGTCCTCTTCTGGCTGGCAACTGATCTTTACCAGCGGGTTTCTGTCTGGGTGCCGGTATTTGATGGCGTTAGAAAGCAGGTTGTAGACCACGCTGCGCAGGTTTTTCTCTGAGAAGGACACCATGGCATCGTTCCGGATGGTGGATTCTACCTTGGCGCCCGAAGCAAGAATGATTTGCTGCATGTCTAGCTGCACTTCCTGCACTACCTCCTGCAGGTTTACGGTTTGGGCCGCCTGGTCGTGGTCTTTCTGTAGCTTGGTGATTTCGGTGAGGCTGGCAATGGACTTCTTGAAGCGGTCAATGGAGTTTTGCATCATCTTAATGATGGCTTTGACTTCATGGCCCTTCAAACTTTCCTGGGGTAGTTCTACCTGCAATTCTCTCAGCAGCATCTCTATGTTAGAAATAGGTGCTTTCAAGTCATGTGACGCGGTATAGATAAAATTATCCAGGTCTTTGTTGGTGTGGGTAAGCTGTTGGTTGGCGTCGGCCAGGTCCAGGTTGGCCAGGCGCAGGTCTTCATTGGCGGCGGCCAGTTCAACGGCAATGGCGCTGGCCTGTTGGGCGCTGGTCTCTATTTTTAAGCGAGCCTCTACCTGGTCGGTTACGTCCGTGACCAAGGTATAGAAACCTACCACTTCGCCGCCTCTTACGTCTGGCACATAGTCTGTCTTTATATGCTTGACAAAATCTTCGCGGTAGGGCATGGTGGCCTCAAAGCTAAGGCGCTCTCCGGCCAGGGCGCGGTCCATGTAGCCTTTGGTGTTATTGTAGGCTTTTTCACCCACCACGTCCTGCACCCGGCGGCCCAGCAAATCTTCAGACTTGATAGGAAACCACGCTTCATAGGCTTTGTTAGTGAAACGGTAAACCCGGTCCCGGTCCAGGTACCCAATGAGGACCGGCAAAGAATCTGTGATGAGCCGCAGGTTGTTGGCGTTTTCTTCTACGGCTTTGCGTGCCGCCACCTGCTCTGTCACCTCAATAGCGAAGACCAGAACGCCGTCTACTATGCCTTCTTCGTTGGTTCTGGCTTGTTGAATGTACCTGAAGTACCTGTCCTCTAAGAAGCCATGGGGCGAGGTGAAGGGAATGAGCAATTCTGGCTCTTCATGGGTGATACCCGTTCTATACACTTCTGAGAAGGTCTCATACGCCTTGTTATGTCCAATCTCTGGCAAGGCCTCTAAAATGGGCTTGCCCAGAAGCTCCCTGTCGGGGAAAAGGCCTGCGTACACGGGGTTTACCAGTTCATACACCAAGTTGGGGCCAGCCAGTATGCAGATGGCCGTGGGCGCATCCATAAAGAGCCTTTCAAAGCGCTGGCGTTGGCGCTCCGCATCGGCCTGGGCTTTTTGCACCTCCTGGGTGCGTCTTTCTACCCGGGCCTCCAGTTCCAGGTTAAGGGCTTTCAGGTCCTCGGCGCTTTTCTCTACTTGTTGGCGGGCTTCTACAAAAGGCGTTACATCCAAGGCAAAAATGAACATGCCGTTGATCTTGCCTTGGGCGTCATAAAGGGCCTGGTAGATGAAGTTCCAGTAAATGTCCTCTACCGGTTGGTCTTTGTAACGGGCTACGGGTATCAAAATCTCCTTGCCTTCAAACGTCTCACCGGTAGTGATGACGTGCTGCACAATTTCTTCTATGGGCTGGCCCTTTAGCTCTGAAAGAGCTTCAAACAAGGCTAGACCCAGTAATTTGCGTCCCGGAAACAACTGCTGATACGCGTCATTGATTTCCTTGAATTCAAGATTTGGACCTTCCAGAACGGCCATGGCCGCCGGTGCCTGGGCAAACAGGCGCTCTAACCGAAGGCGTTGCTGTTCTACCTCGGCCAAGGCTACTTTTTCCCTTTCTTCGCTCTCCAGTAGGTTCTTTTTAGATTTCTCCGCCTCTGTGACGTTGGTGGCCTCGTTCAAAATATAAAGCACCTCTCCCCTTTCGTCTAAAATAGGCGTGTTGAGGATAGACCAATACCGTTCTATAAAAGAGGCCGAGTGGTTGGGATCTGGGATGTCATACCGCGTCACCTCCATCTGGTGGGCCTGTTTACTAGCCAGCACCTGTTGCAAAGAAGCTCTCAGCTTTACTGAAGAGAGAGACTCGCCGGCTTCTGGATTGTCTGGAAAAGCGTCAAACACACTTTTCCCGAGCAGTTGCTCCCTGGTTAGAAGCGTTTCTTTTAAATAAGCTTCAGTACACCCTAATATTTTCAAAGAAGGCGAGAGCACAAGAATAGGGTTGTTTTGTGCCTCAAAAATCTTCTGAAACGAAAGCGCCTCATTAAAAGAAGCTGTAGGTTTGGGGGAAGTGGAGAAATCAGTCATGTACCGCTGAGAGCTGATGTAGCAAAGGAACTCCCTTTACGTGGTTACCAAAGATAGGATTAATATTGAGCTTAAAGCGCAGAAAAGACCTTTTTAACGGCCATGGATTAAAGTTGTCAGCACCAGCGTTCATGCCACAAACAATAGTCGCAAAGGTCGTTTTTGGCTTGTTTTGACGAAAACAGCCCAAAAACGAAAGACCAGTTTGCCTCTTAACCTATTCAGGTATTTATTGTTTAGAACAGTTGGTCTGCAGAATAGTGCGTATCAATTTTCACTTATATTTGCCGGTCTAACCCTTTGCCAACCGTACAGGGTTTAGACGTGCGGGTAACAGGTTTGCGCGCAGGGCACATTACTTAACACATACTACTATGGCAAACACATCAAAAATCATTTATACCATCACAGATGAGGCGCCGGCCCTGGCCACGCACTCGTTCCTGCCCATTGTAAAGGCGTTCACCAAAGCGGCCGGCATTGAGGTAGAAACCAGAGATATCTCCCTGGCGGGCCGTATTCTGGCTACCTTCCCAGAGAACCTTTCCGCAGAGCAAAAGCAGTCTGATGACCTGGCAGAGCTGGGCGAACTGGCCAAAACCCCAGAAGCCAACATCATCAAATTGCCTAACATCTCGGCCTCTGTACCGCAGTTGACGCAGGCCATTAAAGAATTGCAGAGCCAAGGCTATAACATTCCAGATTACCCGGCAGACCCGAAGACCGACGCCGAGAAGGAAATCAAAACCCGCTACGGCAAAGTGTTGGGCAGTGCCGTGAACCCGGTCCTGCGCGAAGGAAACTCTGACCGCCGCGTAGCCGATGCCGTGAAACAGTACGCCCGCAAGCACCCGCACTCCATGGGTGCCTGGACGGCAGACTCAAAATCACACGTGGCCCACATGACCGATGGTGATTTCTATGGCACTGAGCAGTCTGTGACCATGGACCAAGCCACCGAGGTGAAGATTGAGTTTGTTTCTGCTGACGGAACCACCACTACCCTAAAAGACAAACTGGCCCTGAAAGCCGGCGAAGTGATTGACTCATCCGTGATGAGCAAGAAAGCCCTGCGCGCCTTCTATGAGAAAGAGATTGCAGATGCCAAGGCATCTGGTATTCTGTTGTCATTGCACTTAAAAGCCACCATGATGAAGGTCTCTGACCCTATTATGTTTGGCCATGCCGTGACCGTGTTCTTCAAGGATGTATTCACCAAGCACGCAGAGACCTTCAAGCAAATTGGTGTAAACCCAGACAACGGTTTAGGCGACCTGTACAACAAAATCCAGACCCTGCCGGCAGACCAGAAATCCCAGATTGAGGCTGACTTGAAAACGGCCATAGAGAACGGCCCGGCCCTGGCCATGGTAGACTCAGACAAAGGCATTACTAACCTGCACTTCCCTAATGACGTGATTATTGACGCCTCTATGCCGGCGGCCATTAGAACGTCTGGCAAGATGTGGGGCGCAGACGGCAAAGCCCATGACGCTAAGTTCATGATACCAGACCGCAACTACGCGGGCATCTACCAAGAGGTGATTGACTTCTGCAAAGAGAACGGCGCCTTTGACCCTAAAACCATGGGCACCGTGCCTAACATTGGCTTAATGGCCCAGAAAGCCGAAGAATACGGCTCACATGACAAGACCTTCCAAATCACGGCCAGCGGTACTGTGCGCGTGGTAGATGCCTCGGGCAAAGCGGTAATGGAGCACAAAGTAGAGGAAGGCGATATCTGGAGAATGTGCCAGACCAAAGACCTGCCTATTCAGGACTGGGTGAAACTGGCCGTGACCCGTGCCCGCATCACCGGCGCGCCTGCCATCTTCTGGCTAGACCCGAAGCGTGCGCATGACGCCAACCTGATTAAGAAGGTAAACCAGTACCTGAAAGACCATGACACCAACGGCCTGGAGATTAAAATTATGTCTCCGGTAGAAGCTATGCGTTACTCATGTGAGCGCGCGGTTGCCGGTAAAGACACCATCTCTGTAACGGGTAACGTACTGCGTGACTACCTCACAGACTTGTTCCCGATTATTGAATTAGGTACTAGCGCCAAAATGCTTTCTATTGTGCCCTTGCTAGACGGTGGCGGGCTGTTTGAAACCGGTGCCGGCGGGTCTGCCCCTAAGCACGTACAGCAGTTCGCTGAGGAAAACTACCTGCGTTGGGATTCACTGGGTGAGTTCCTGGCCCTGGCCGTTTCTCTGGAAGACCTGGCCTACAAAACCAAGAACGACAAAGCCGCGGTACTAGCCGAAGCCTTGAACCAAGCCAACGCCGAGTTCCTGGAGAAAGACAAGTCACCGGCCCGTAAAGTAGGTGGCATTGACAACCGCGGAAGCCACTTCTACCTGGCGCTTTACTGGGCTCAGGCCCTGGCCGAGCAAACCAAGAACGAGGAGCTGAAAACCCGTTTCACGGACTTGGCCAAAGGCTTAACGGAGAACGAAGACAAGATTGTACAGGAGCAGATTGCGGCCCAAGGCAAACCCGTAGACATGGGCGGTTACTTCCACCCAGACACGGCCAAAGTTGCCGAAGCCATGCGCCCAAGCGCCACGTTGAACTCTTTCTTAGACCAGTTCTAGGAGGATAAGTTATAGAAAAGGAAAGGCCGCTCGGGAGAAATCTCAAGCGGCCTTTTCATTGTGTCTTATAAATGAGTAAAGCTTGTGAACGGTCACATTAAAAAAACCTAACAGAGCTAAAGGATTAATTATTCAGTACACCAAGTAGAAGCCCTAAAACCCCCAAAATAATAGCTGGTAGAAACAAATTCATAAGAGCAAATACATAGTTGAACCCCTGCACCTTTGCTATTCCTATCACTAGAATTCTGATAGTGAAAACCCAACCAATCAGTCTGATTAAATAGTTAACCTCAATAATCTCTCCGCTTACTGCAAACAAGACCAGTACGTAGGTTAAATAAATGACCTCAGGAATGAAAGCAAGCGATACAATCAACGCCATTTGATGGAAGGTAGCTTTCCCATTCCACATCTTTCCAATCAAGAGGTACATGTAAGGAAGAAGGAATTTCAAGGCCAGCCAAATAAGCACTGTTTGAAACAGAAGAAAAACAAGCCCGCCTGCAACCCCAAATGTAGCAAACACCTTATCCTCCCCTACACTTAATAAAGAAGCTGTCAACCCAGCTATTAGGAAGTTGAGATTAAGAAGGCTTGTGCTTAACCCATTTTCAAGAAGGAAATCTATTGTCGCAGATGTTTTTGTCCAAATTTTTGTATAAGGGTTCATTATTTAGATTAGTAACATCAAGTGTAGTCAATGGTCAAAGCTAGCGTTTAGACAATGTTATTACTAAACTTTTCTATTACTCCATTTATAGAATAATGTGAAGTGTTTTTTCCACAAGAATAGAGGATGATAAGTTCTAAATGTATTACAGCAACTTTCTTAGTTTACCAGGTAAGATAAAGTCCTGCCAGGCAGTTAATAAACCTCCACCTTATGATTAGCTGGCGCTTCAATTGCTAGGCTGTCTCTGGTATTTTTCTGAACGGTTATCGCCGCGAAGAGGCTCAATAGAAAGGACATCCCGTAAAAGCCTTTCTCGCTCAGAAATAAATCTGCGTTCCAAAGCCCTACGGTGAGAAGCACTAGCGACACGATGGTAGAAAACCAGGCAATCCCATAATACATACTAGAAACAGGAATACCATCTAATTGGTCACGCACGCTTTTTTGCAGAGAGATGGCTGAGAACAAACCATACATGAGAATGGTAAAGTAATACCCTTTTTCATTCAGCATCATGTCGGCGTTCCATAGCCCAATGATGTAGGCACTGATACCAGTAAGTAGAACAAAATAAGAGGCTGCGGCAAATACGTTGGATGGTTTCTGATTCATCTTTGTTTTTAGTTAAATGATGAATCAAAGGTAGAGGAGGTCCCAATCCTTTCTTTTGACATTTGTCAAAAAGCGAAATGCTATACCTGGCTTCTTATTCTGCTCAGCGTTTCCTGACTAATACCCAGGTAAGAAGCCGTTTGCCCAAGCGAGATTCTGTGAAGAATGTGTGGCGAGTTTTCTAGTAGCTGTTCATAGCGCTCTTTAGCCGTTTTAAACTGCATGGCCATAAACCGCTCTTCCAGCCGTATGTAGTACTGCTCATTGATAATGCGGACAAGTCGCTCTAGGTCATGATGCGCATCAAACAACTGGTGCAATGCTTCAGAACTAATGCTCCACAAAGTAGAATCCTCTAAAGCCTGTATGTTTTCTACCGCTGGCTTTCTAGAAATAAAGCTGTAAAAGGAGGTGACAAAATTATCCTCGAAGCCAAACCAATAGGTAATCTCTTTCCCGTCTAGGTTATAATACCCTCGCAAACAACCTTGCTCAAGGAAATACAAGTTATTGCAAACTGTCCCCTCTTTTACCAAGAAGGAATTTCTTGGAATCTTAATTTGGGTTAAAGCTTTCGACAAGGCTTTCCAAGCTTCAGAAGAAATAGGATAGTACTTTGATATGCAATTATATAATGCATTCATTTAAACCTATTATTTTTAAATGTAATACAAAAGTCCCGCAGTTTTAACACAGGAAATAAACATAGATTATTAATTATTTAATAGCAGAACTAAAAGCAACAACCTTCAATAGAATGAATATTATTCAACCGATTTTACTATGATTATGCAACATCTATATTTTTATTATTTAATCCATTTTAAACCTTTGCGCCCAAACCGCTTGTTGAACAGAATCTAATCCGTGGTTAGTCAGAGAATCATACAAATCGCCTTCTTTAGCAACTTTGTTGTGAAAGTAAGTAATTACTACCATCAACTGCTCTCTATCTCC contains the following coding sequences:
- a CDS encoding Crp/Fnr family transcriptional regulator, which gives rise to MYFLEQGCLRGYYNLDGKEITYWFGFEDNFVTSFYSFISRKPAVENIQALEDSTLWSISSEALHQLFDAHHDLERLVRIINEQYYIRLEERFMAMQFKTAKERYEQLLENSPHILHRISLGQTASYLGISQETLSRIRSQV
- a CDS encoding NADP-dependent isocitrate dehydrogenase, producing the protein MANTSKIIYTITDEAPALATHSFLPIVKAFTKAAGIEVETRDISLAGRILATFPENLSAEQKQSDDLAELGELAKTPEANIIKLPNISASVPQLTQAIKELQSQGYNIPDYPADPKTDAEKEIKTRYGKVLGSAVNPVLREGNSDRRVADAVKQYARKHPHSMGAWTADSKSHVAHMTDGDFYGTEQSVTMDQATEVKIEFVSADGTTTTLKDKLALKAGEVIDSSVMSKKALRAFYEKEIADAKASGILLSLHLKATMMKVSDPIMFGHAVTVFFKDVFTKHAETFKQIGVNPDNGLGDLYNKIQTLPADQKSQIEADLKTAIENGPALAMVDSDKGITNLHFPNDVIIDASMPAAIRTSGKMWGADGKAHDAKFMIPDRNYAGIYQEVIDFCKENGAFDPKTMGTVPNIGLMAQKAEEYGSHDKTFQITASGTVRVVDASGKAVMEHKVEEGDIWRMCQTKDLPIQDWVKLAVTRARITGAPAIFWLDPKRAHDANLIKKVNQYLKDHDTNGLEIKIMSPVEAMRYSCERAVAGKDTISVTGNVLRDYLTDLFPIIELGTSAKMLSIVPLLDGGGLFETGAGGSAPKHVQQFAEENYLRWDSLGEFLALAVSLEDLAYKTKNDKAAVLAEALNQANAEFLEKDKSPARKVGGIDNRGSHFYLALYWAQALAEQTKNEELKTRFTDLAKGLTENEDKIVQEQIAAQGKPVDMGGYFHPDTAKVAEAMRPSATLNSFLDQF
- the yiaA gene encoding inner membrane protein YiaA; the protein is MNQKPSNVFAAASYFVLLTGISAYIIGLWNADMMLNEKGYYFTILMYGLFSAISLQKSVRDQLDGIPVSSMYYGIAWFSTIVSLVLLTVGLWNADLFLSEKGFYGMSFLLSLFAAITVQKNTRDSLAIEAPANHKVEVY